DNA from Parvularcula marina:
CATCTCGGCCAATCCGCATTTCGCCAAATCCGCGCTGGCGCGATATACGCCAAACGATTTCTGTGAGCTGATGGCCCGCCATCATCTGACCTGGAATGAAAAGACGCTGGGGCAGCTTTTCTGTGACCAGAAATCGGGCGCGGTGATCCGGCTGTTACTCGATGAGTTGGAGACCGGGCAGGGCGAGCTGTGGCTGGAGACCAAGGTCGAGAACATCGATCCGTCAGGTGACGGATTTAGCGTCAAAACCACGCGGGGGACGGTTGAGGTCAACAAAGTCGTGATCGCGACCGGCGGGCTCTCCATCCCGAAAATGGGTGCTACCGGCTTTGCCTATCATGTCGCGCGGCAGTTCGGCCATGAAGTCGTGCCGCGTCGGGCGGGGCTCGTGCCGTTCACTTTCGAGGGCGAGGCACTGGAGAGGTTCGCTTCGATTTCTGGTACTGCCCTGCCGGTCCGGGCGGCGACGGGCGGCAGGACCTTCGAAGAGGCGATGCTCTTTACCCATCGCGGGCTTTCGGGCCCGGCGATCCTTCAGGTCTCGTCCTATTGGGAGGAGGGCGCGCCTGTCACGCTTGATCTTCTGACTGGCGCGGGGGGTGAAGATGCTCTTCTGGCACTCAAACGCGCGCATCCGAAAAAGACGCTTGGTGGGGCGATGGACGGGCTCCTACCCGGACGGCTCCTCCGGCTGCTGACGGAGACCGGGCATATTCCTCAGACTGGCCCGCTAGCGGAAGTCTCCGACCGGGATATCTCCACCGTTGCGGCGGGGCTCGGGGCGTTCGAGGTCACCCCATCCGGGACCGAAGGCTACCGCACGGCGGAAGTGACGTTAGGTGGGGTAGATACGGACGGGCTCTCCTCAAAAACGATGGAGAGCAAGCACCAGTCCGGGCTCTATTTCATCGGCGAATGCGTCGATGTGACGGGCTGGCTCGGCGGCTATAATTTCCAGTGGGCCTGGGCCAGTGCCCATGCCGCCGCGATGGCTGTAGTGGGGTAGAGCGCTCGCCCTTGTGCCTCGTCTTTCGAGGCTGACCTGCGGTCAGCACCTCAGGATGAGGCTGGTGGGGATCAATACTCCCGCAGCAATCCCGTCAGGCGGCCCTGTACCTTGACCTGATCGGCGCCGAAGATGCGAGTTTCGTAAGCAGGGTTCGCCGCCTCAAGTGCAATCGAATTGCCACGCTTACGGAGGGTTTTGAGGGTCGCTTCTTCATCCTCGACGAGGGCCACGACGATCTCGCCATTGCCGGCATCATCACAGCGCTGAAGGATCACGGTATCACCGTCAAAGATCCCGGCCTCGATCATGGAATCGCCCTGGACCTCGAGCGCGAAATGCTCACCGCCGCGCATCATGGAGGGCGGCACGGAGACGCGCGCCTGCTCATGCTGAATGGCGGCAATCGGCGTGCCCGCAGCGATCCGGCCAAGGACGGGGAGTTCGGTCATGTGCGGGGCAGGTTCGATCTCACG
Protein-coding regions in this window:
- a CDS encoding NAD(P)/FAD-dependent oxidoreductase, encoding MNSKFDIVVIGAGAAGLFCAGLAGQMGQRVLVIDHAKKPAEKVRISGGGRCNFTNIHTSPDRFISANPHFAKSALARYTPNDFCELMARHHLTWNEKTLGQLFCDQKSGAVIRLLLDELETGQGELWLETKVENIDPSGDGFSVKTTRGTVEVNKVVIATGGLSIPKMGATGFAYHVARQFGHEVVPRRAGLVPFTFEGEALERFASISGTALPVRAATGGRTFEEAMLFTHRGLSGPAILQVSSYWEEGAPVTLDLLTGAGGEDALLALKRAHPKKTLGGAMDGLLPGRLLRLLTETGHIPQTGPLAEVSDRDISTVAAGLGAFEVTPSGTEGYRTAEVTLGGVDTDGLSSKTMESKHQSGLYFIGECVDVTGWLGGYNFQWAWASAHAAAMAVVG
- the lexA gene encoding transcriptional repressor LexA; this translates as MLTPKQHALLMFIHERILETGVSPSFEEMKEALDLKSKSGIHRLITALEERGFIKRLAHKARALEVTRLPEAATMGAEKKRAGFIPSVIENLDPPKRREIEPAPHMTELPVLGRIAAGTPIAAIQHEQARVSVPPSMMRGGEHFALEVQGDSMIEAGIFDGDTVILQRCDDAGNGEIVVALVEDEEATLKTLRKRGNSIALEAANPAYETRIFGADQVKVQGRLTGLLREY